From the Labrus mixtus chromosome 17, fLabMix1.1, whole genome shotgun sequence genome, one window contains:
- the rai14 gene encoding ankycorbin isoform X2, producing MKSLKAKFRKTDANEWNKNDERLLAAVEHGDVEKVASLLAKKGASAVKLDSDGKSALHVAAARGLTDCLSVILAHGADLSITDAAGLNPLHLAAKNNHIECCKKIIQSKSPVDAIDGSGKTALHHAAASGNIQTVQLLCELKSTVNLKDADGLTPLLVSAKHVDVCSTLLDYGAEINTSDNSGRTALMLACESNAVSVVEVLVQRGADLSAVDSQGHDVAHYAKQAGNSEVKSALTVALNRKHVSDVKSPKSPQSSGPSSPSFITSSGTPASNTSDTPKRFIYKEDEIQGTPLREEVEKLHEERNMLLETIEDLKQSVEQTGTFPEQDTKVEHSFTASAALVSALQAKINALTLENQQLASKLKRHPSLQGNEDLKEDSRPDSMASNSSFHSTQDDFESLPQAEREEGTGSVSVQREDEESEAGRGGSKEEIRLLRQALEGVQTKLLETRKENRSLQAQLKPDREECEGVREKGREAELMESLAELQAKLTDTQERYHQAVEEVEELRVLMGSGEGDSVEKQEVQRRSLSTLEQEVKQLKVQLIQSATEQEKAAQRIRQLEDEEEREDGKENNERNAQIEELYKEAQEEIRMLQEALRGTVPVEAAAKDFEEMKSELNEVISGLQRRLLELSHSYSETKSQLSTAHKQLAEAQSESSAASSPSSEQQQVQVLNSKVEELQTLVAEAEKKNSAAQKEILQLRQDAEAQAQSSVALADHTHVMSSLGNAIKELESQSEALKEQLQQKTLQVEALQNRLTAEKDVNQVDSVSRVEHDTTREQLEGEVNHLTQLLQGALRKQDEMALESADVWQKARENRAEGEALQELVMSREKENQTLTSKLAESQDAVCQLKQLVENHVASEREKNKRIDDLSREVGKLKDALNSLSQLSYTSGSPSKRLQQNQQLETMQQQIKQLQYQLAESKKQHHEIVSVYRMHLLYAVQGQMDEDVQKALKQILMMCKMPTQAKEAC from the exons TCTTCATGTAGCAGCTGCTCGCGGTCTGACAGACTGCCTGTCTGTCATCTTGGCTCATGGAGCTGACCTGTCAATCACTGATGCTGCAG GTTTGAATCCGTTACACCTGGCTGCAAAGAACAATCACATTGAGTGCTGCAAAAAGATCATTCAG AGTAAAAGTCCTGTTGATGCTATAGACGGCTCGGGGAAGACTGCTCTGCATCATGCTG CTGCCAGTGGGAACATCCAGACTGTCCAGCTGCTGTGTGAGCTCAAAAGTACCGTCAACCTCAAAGATGCC GACGGACTCACCCCTTTGCTGGTTTCAGCCAAACACGTTgatgtgtgcagcactttgcTGGACTACGGTGCTGAAATCAACACTTCTGACAATAGTGGCAG GACAGCCTTGATGCTTGCCTGTGAGTCCAACGCTGTGTCTGTGGTTGAGGTTCTGGTTCAGCGAGGAGCAGATCTGTCCGCTGTGGATTCACAGGGCCACGATGTCGCACACTACGCCAAACAGGCGGGTAACTCTGAGGTCAAATCTGCGCTTACTGTTGCcctaaacagaaaacatgtctCAG ATGTAAAGTCTCCTAAAAGTCCACAG AGTTCTGGaccctcctctccctcattcatcacctcctctgGGACCCCTGCATCCAACACAAGTGACACTCCAAAAAGATTCATctacaag GAGGATGAGATTCAAGGAACGCCACTGAGAGAAGAAGTCGAGAAGCTCCACGAGGAGAGAAACATGTTGCTGGAGACGATTGAAGACCTGAAGCAGTCAGTGGAGCAGACGGGGACTTTTCCTGAACAGGACACAAAG GTCGAGCACAGTTTTACGGCGTCTGCAGCTCTGGTTTCTGCTCTGCAAGCAAAGATTAATGCTCTTACTTTGGAGAACCAGCAACTTGCAAGCAAACTGAAG AGACATCCGTCCCTCCAAGGAAACGAAGACCTGAAGGAGGACAGTCGCCCAGACAGCATGGCCTCCAACTCCTCCTTCCACTCCACCCAGGATGACTTTGAATCTCTTCCACAGGCGGAGAGGGAGGAAGGTACGGGCAGTGTTTCTGTTCAACGAGAGGACGAAGAGAGtgaagcaggaagaggagggagcaaAGAGGAGATCAGACTGTTGAGACAGGCACTAGAGGGAGTTCAAACGAAGCTGTTAGAAACCAGGAAGGAGAACCGCTCACTTCAGGCCCAACTGAAACCCGATAGAGAGGAGTGTGAAGGTGTGAGGGAGAAGGGACGAGAGGCTGAGCTGATGGAGAgtctggcagagctgcaggCGAAGCTGACAGACACTCAGGAGAGATACCACCAGgctgtggaggaggtggaggaactCAGGGTGCTTATGGGAAGTGGAGAAGGTGATTCAGTGGAAAAACAGGAGGTGCAGAGACGTTCCTTGTCCACACTTGAACAGGAAGTAAAACAGCTGAAGGTTCAGCTCATCCAATCTGCAACCGAGCAGGAGAAAGCAGCACAACGAATCAGACAGCTGGAGGacgaagaagagagagaggatggaaaGGAGAATAACGAGAGGAATGCACAGATTGAGGAGCTGTACAAGGAGGCGCAGGAGGAGATTAGGATGCTCCAG GAGGCTCTGAGAGGCACTGTGCCAGTTGAAGCTGCAGCCAAAGACTTTGAAGAAATGAAGTCTGAGCTGAACGAGGTCATCAGCGGGCTACAGCGCCGCCTGCTGGAACTCTCACACTCCTACAGTGAAACTAAGAGTCAGCTGAGCactgcacacaaacagctggCTGAGGCTCAGTCTGAGAGCAGCGCGGCTTCATCTCCCTCCTCAGAACAACAACAGGTACAGGTGCTGAACAGCaaggtggaggagctgcagacacTAGTAGCtgaggcagagaagaagaattcaGCCGCTCAAAAGGAGATTTTACAGTTGAGGCAGGATGCAGAGGCTCAGGCACAGAGCTCAGTTGCCCTCGCAGACCACACTCATGTGATGTCATCGCTTGGAAATGCAATCAAAGAGCTGGAGAGCCAGTCAGAGGCTCTGAAAGAGCAGCTCCAACAGAAAACCCTGCAGGTGGAGGCTCTTCAGAACAG GCTGACAGCGGAGAAAGATGTCAATCAAGTGGATTCAGTGTCCCGTGTGGAGCATGACACCACTCGAGAGCAACTGGAGGGTGAGGTGAACCACCTGACGCAGCTCCTCCAGGGGGCCCTCAGGAAGCAGGACGAGATGGCTCTGGAGTCTGCTGATGTTTGGCAGAAG GCGCGGGAGAACCGTGCAGAGGGGGAGgccctgcaggagctggtgatGTCCAGGGAGAAGGAGAACCAGACGCTGACCTCCAAGCTGGCTGAGTCCCAGGATGCAGTGTGTCAGCTCAAACAGCTGGTGGAGAATCACGTcgcctcagagagagagaagaacaagaGG ATAGACGACCTGTCACGGGAGGTCGGAAAGCTAAAGGACGCCTTAAACAGCCTATCACAGCTCTCCTACACCTCAGGTTCTCCCTCAAAGAGGCTGCAGCAGAACCAGCAGCTGGAGACGATGcagcaacaaatcaaacagcTACAGTACCAGCTCGCT GAGTCAAAGAAGCAGCACCATGAGATAGTGTCAGTCTACAGGATGCACCTCCTCTACGCTGTCCAG GGTCAGATGGATGAAGATGTCCAGAAAGCCTTGAAGCAGATCCTGATGATGTGCAAGATGCCAACTCAAGCTAAGGAGGCCTGCTGA
- the rai14 gene encoding ankycorbin isoform X1: MKSLKAKFRKTDANEWNKNDERLLAAVEHGDVEKVASLLAKKGASAVKLDSDGKSALHVAAARGLTDCLSVILAHGADLSITDAAGLNPLHLAAKNNHIECCKKIIQSKSPVDAIDGSGKTALHHAAASGNIQTVQLLCELKSTVNLKDADGLTPLLVSAKHVDVCSTLLDYGAEINTSDNSGRTALMLACESNAVSVVEVLVQRGADLSAVDSQGHDVAHYAKQAGNSEVKSALTVALNRKHVSDVKSPKSPQHDQVAKLSDERITTPKKRKAPPPPISPLQSSGPSSPSFITSSGTPASNTSDTPKRFIYKEDEIQGTPLREEVEKLHEERNMLLETIEDLKQSVEQTGTFPEQDTKVEHSFTASAALVSALQAKINALTLENQQLASKLKRHPSLQGNEDLKEDSRPDSMASNSSFHSTQDDFESLPQAEREEGTGSVSVQREDEESEAGRGGSKEEIRLLRQALEGVQTKLLETRKENRSLQAQLKPDREECEGVREKGREAELMESLAELQAKLTDTQERYHQAVEEVEELRVLMGSGEGDSVEKQEVQRRSLSTLEQEVKQLKVQLIQSATEQEKAAQRIRQLEDEEEREDGKENNERNAQIEELYKEAQEEIRMLQEALRGTVPVEAAAKDFEEMKSELNEVISGLQRRLLELSHSYSETKSQLSTAHKQLAEAQSESSAASSPSSEQQQVQVLNSKVEELQTLVAEAEKKNSAAQKEILQLRQDAEAQAQSSVALADHTHVMSSLGNAIKELESQSEALKEQLQQKTLQVEALQNRLTAEKDVNQVDSVSRVEHDTTREQLEGEVNHLTQLLQGALRKQDEMALESADVWQKARENRAEGEALQELVMSREKENQTLTSKLAESQDAVCQLKQLVENHVASEREKNKRIDDLSREVGKLKDALNSLSQLSYTSGSPSKRLQQNQQLETMQQQIKQLQYQLAESKKQHHEIVSVYRMHLLYAVQGQMDEDVQKALKQILMMCKMPTQAKEAC; this comes from the exons TCTTCATGTAGCAGCTGCTCGCGGTCTGACAGACTGCCTGTCTGTCATCTTGGCTCATGGAGCTGACCTGTCAATCACTGATGCTGCAG GTTTGAATCCGTTACACCTGGCTGCAAAGAACAATCACATTGAGTGCTGCAAAAAGATCATTCAG AGTAAAAGTCCTGTTGATGCTATAGACGGCTCGGGGAAGACTGCTCTGCATCATGCTG CTGCCAGTGGGAACATCCAGACTGTCCAGCTGCTGTGTGAGCTCAAAAGTACCGTCAACCTCAAAGATGCC GACGGACTCACCCCTTTGCTGGTTTCAGCCAAACACGTTgatgtgtgcagcactttgcTGGACTACGGTGCTGAAATCAACACTTCTGACAATAGTGGCAG GACAGCCTTGATGCTTGCCTGTGAGTCCAACGCTGTGTCTGTGGTTGAGGTTCTGGTTCAGCGAGGAGCAGATCTGTCCGCTGTGGATTCACAGGGCCACGATGTCGCACACTACGCCAAACAGGCGGGTAACTCTGAGGTCAAATCTGCGCTTACTGTTGCcctaaacagaaaacatgtctCAG ATGTAAAGTCTCCTAAAAGTCCACAG CATGATCAAGTAGCTAAGCTAAGTGATGAACGGATCACAACTCCCAAAAAACGAAAAGCACCTCCACCTCCTATTAGCCCACTGCAG AGTTCTGGaccctcctctccctcattcatcacctcctctgGGACCCCTGCATCCAACACAAGTGACACTCCAAAAAGATTCATctacaag GAGGATGAGATTCAAGGAACGCCACTGAGAGAAGAAGTCGAGAAGCTCCACGAGGAGAGAAACATGTTGCTGGAGACGATTGAAGACCTGAAGCAGTCAGTGGAGCAGACGGGGACTTTTCCTGAACAGGACACAAAG GTCGAGCACAGTTTTACGGCGTCTGCAGCTCTGGTTTCTGCTCTGCAAGCAAAGATTAATGCTCTTACTTTGGAGAACCAGCAACTTGCAAGCAAACTGAAG AGACATCCGTCCCTCCAAGGAAACGAAGACCTGAAGGAGGACAGTCGCCCAGACAGCATGGCCTCCAACTCCTCCTTCCACTCCACCCAGGATGACTTTGAATCTCTTCCACAGGCGGAGAGGGAGGAAGGTACGGGCAGTGTTTCTGTTCAACGAGAGGACGAAGAGAGtgaagcaggaagaggagggagcaaAGAGGAGATCAGACTGTTGAGACAGGCACTAGAGGGAGTTCAAACGAAGCTGTTAGAAACCAGGAAGGAGAACCGCTCACTTCAGGCCCAACTGAAACCCGATAGAGAGGAGTGTGAAGGTGTGAGGGAGAAGGGACGAGAGGCTGAGCTGATGGAGAgtctggcagagctgcaggCGAAGCTGACAGACACTCAGGAGAGATACCACCAGgctgtggaggaggtggaggaactCAGGGTGCTTATGGGAAGTGGAGAAGGTGATTCAGTGGAAAAACAGGAGGTGCAGAGACGTTCCTTGTCCACACTTGAACAGGAAGTAAAACAGCTGAAGGTTCAGCTCATCCAATCTGCAACCGAGCAGGAGAAAGCAGCACAACGAATCAGACAGCTGGAGGacgaagaagagagagaggatggaaaGGAGAATAACGAGAGGAATGCACAGATTGAGGAGCTGTACAAGGAGGCGCAGGAGGAGATTAGGATGCTCCAG GAGGCTCTGAGAGGCACTGTGCCAGTTGAAGCTGCAGCCAAAGACTTTGAAGAAATGAAGTCTGAGCTGAACGAGGTCATCAGCGGGCTACAGCGCCGCCTGCTGGAACTCTCACACTCCTACAGTGAAACTAAGAGTCAGCTGAGCactgcacacaaacagctggCTGAGGCTCAGTCTGAGAGCAGCGCGGCTTCATCTCCCTCCTCAGAACAACAACAGGTACAGGTGCTGAACAGCaaggtggaggagctgcagacacTAGTAGCtgaggcagagaagaagaattcaGCCGCTCAAAAGGAGATTTTACAGTTGAGGCAGGATGCAGAGGCTCAGGCACAGAGCTCAGTTGCCCTCGCAGACCACACTCATGTGATGTCATCGCTTGGAAATGCAATCAAAGAGCTGGAGAGCCAGTCAGAGGCTCTGAAAGAGCAGCTCCAACAGAAAACCCTGCAGGTGGAGGCTCTTCAGAACAG GCTGACAGCGGAGAAAGATGTCAATCAAGTGGATTCAGTGTCCCGTGTGGAGCATGACACCACTCGAGAGCAACTGGAGGGTGAGGTGAACCACCTGACGCAGCTCCTCCAGGGGGCCCTCAGGAAGCAGGACGAGATGGCTCTGGAGTCTGCTGATGTTTGGCAGAAG GCGCGGGAGAACCGTGCAGAGGGGGAGgccctgcaggagctggtgatGTCCAGGGAGAAGGAGAACCAGACGCTGACCTCCAAGCTGGCTGAGTCCCAGGATGCAGTGTGTCAGCTCAAACAGCTGGTGGAGAATCACGTcgcctcagagagagagaagaacaagaGG ATAGACGACCTGTCACGGGAGGTCGGAAAGCTAAAGGACGCCTTAAACAGCCTATCACAGCTCTCCTACACCTCAGGTTCTCCCTCAAAGAGGCTGCAGCAGAACCAGCAGCTGGAGACGATGcagcaacaaatcaaacagcTACAGTACCAGCTCGCT GAGTCAAAGAAGCAGCACCATGAGATAGTGTCAGTCTACAGGATGCACCTCCTCTACGCTGTCCAG GGTCAGATGGATGAAGATGTCCAGAAAGCCTTGAAGCAGATCCTGATGATGTGCAAGATGCCAACTCAAGCTAAGGAGGCCTGCTGA